From Rhodovastum atsumiense, a single genomic window includes:
- a CDS encoding acetate/propionate family kinase has translation MTRHVVTLNAGSSSVKFSFYEADGTLHALAVGQVEMRGDNRHIVVRDATGAVMHEVGWPADPEKGFHQDALQRVLAWRKATFPDAHVVAAGHRVGHGGVRYEAPVLVTDAVLAELEKLVPLAPLHQPHNIAGILAAREAWPHVQQVACFDTAFHRAHPFVNDVFALPRRYYEQGVRRYGFHGLSYEYITGRLRELEPLYAQGRVVVAHLGNGASMCAIRDGLSVASSMGFTPLDGLPMGTRCGQVDPGVLLFMMAQEQMGADAIRDLLYKDSGLKGLSGISHDMRELEASHLPEAAEAIEYFVFRIRRELGGLAAVLKGLDAMVFCGGIGEHAWRVRERVLEGMEWIGIELDRTANRENASIISTQRSRVRVMIIPTDEEAMIVRHTLRVLDREAGAAA, from the coding sequence ATGACCCGCCACGTCGTCACCCTCAATGCCGGCTCGTCCTCGGTGAAGTTCTCGTTCTACGAGGCGGACGGCACGCTGCACGCGCTCGCGGTCGGGCAGGTGGAGATGCGGGGCGACAACCGCCATATCGTCGTGCGCGACGCGACCGGCGCGGTGATGCACGAGGTCGGCTGGCCGGCCGACCCCGAAAAGGGGTTCCACCAGGATGCGCTGCAACGCGTGCTGGCGTGGCGGAAGGCCACTTTCCCCGACGCCCATGTGGTGGCCGCGGGCCACCGCGTCGGGCATGGCGGCGTGCGCTACGAAGCCCCGGTGCTGGTGACCGATGCCGTGCTGGCCGAGCTGGAGAAGCTGGTGCCGCTGGCGCCGCTGCACCAGCCGCACAACATCGCCGGCATCCTCGCCGCGCGCGAGGCCTGGCCGCACGTACAGCAGGTGGCCTGCTTCGACACCGCCTTCCATCGCGCCCATCCCTTCGTCAACGACGTGTTCGCCCTGCCGCGCCGCTATTACGAGCAAGGGGTGCGCCGCTACGGCTTTCACGGCCTGTCCTACGAATACATCACCGGCCGGTTGCGCGAACTGGAGCCGCTCTATGCGCAGGGCCGCGTGGTGGTGGCGCATCTGGGCAACGGCGCCTCGATGTGCGCGATCCGCGACGGGCTGTCGGTGGCCAGCTCGATGGGCTTCACCCCGCTCGACGGCCTGCCCATGGGCACACGCTGTGGCCAGGTCGATCCGGGCGTGTTGCTGTTCATGATGGCGCAGGAACAGATGGGGGCCGATGCCATCCGCGACCTGCTCTACAAGGACTCCGGACTGAAGGGCCTGTCGGGCATCTCGCATGACATGCGCGAGCTGGAAGCCTCCCACCTGCCCGAGGCGGCGGAGGCGATCGAGTATTTCGTCTTCCGCATCCGCCGTGAACTGGGCGGCCTTGCCGCGGTGCTGAAGGGCCTCGATGCCATGGTCTTCTGCGGCGGCATCGGCGAGCACGCCTGGCGGGTGCGCGAACGCGTGCTCGAAGGCATGGAGTGGATCGGCATCGAGCTGGACCGCACGGCCAATCGCGAGAATGCCTCGATCATCTCGACGCAGCGCTCGCGGGTGCGGGTGATGATCATCCCGACCGACGAGGAAGCCATGATCGTGCGCCACACCCTGAGGGTGCTGGACCGTGAGGCCGGAGCGGCGGCCTGA
- a CDS encoding PIG-L deacetylase family protein — protein MARTVAAVLAAFPACGLDDVVAGTAPVLVLAPHPDDETLGCGGLIATLRARGQRVHVAVLTDGSGSHPDSRRFPPARLARLRAREVTAALQVLGVRAEDISFLGCLDGAVPRAGPAFRGIAATLLALLRVSGARTLLTTWIHDPHPDHQAAAKLAWLACRDAGARLAWFPIWGWRLDSAAIPGPAPRGVRLDIGAHLPAKRRAIAAHASQTSALIADDPRGLRLPPDVVALFETPWETFIFPET, from the coding sequence ATGGCCAGGACGGTCGCGGCGGTGCTGGCGGCGTTTCCGGCGTGCGGGCTGGATGACGTGGTCGCCGGCACGGCGCCCGTGCTGGTGCTGGCGCCGCATCCGGATGACGAAACCCTTGGCTGCGGTGGACTCATCGCGACGCTGCGCGCGCGCGGGCAGCGTGTCCATGTCGCCGTGCTGACCGACGGCTCGGGATCGCATCCCGATTCGCGGCGCTTTCCGCCGGCCCGGCTGGCCCGGTTGCGGGCGCGGGAAGTCACGGCGGCGTTACAGGTGCTCGGGGTGCGCGCGGAGGATATCAGCTTTCTCGGCTGCCTCGACGGGGCCGTGCCGCGGGCGGGGCCGGCGTTCCGCGGCATCGCCGCGACGCTGCTTGCCCTGCTGCGGGTCAGCGGGGCCCGCACCCTGCTGACGACCTGGATCCATGATCCCCATCCCGATCACCAGGCCGCGGCGAAGCTGGCGTGGCTGGCCTGCCGGGACGCCGGCGCCCGGCTGGCGTGGTTCCCGATCTGGGGCTGGCGACTCGATTCGGCGGCGATTCCGGGGCCTGCGCCGCGCGGCGTGCGCCTCGACATCGGCGCGCATCTGCCGGCCAAACGCCGGGCGATCGCGGCGCATGCCTCGCAGACCTCGGCCCTGATCGCCGACGACCCGCGCGGCCTTCGCCTGCCGCCTGATGTCGTGGCACTGTTCGAGACGCCATGGGAAACGTTCATTTTCCCCGAAACCTGA
- a CDS encoding bifunctional enoyl-CoA hydratase/phosphate acetyltransferase, which produces MIRSNLTFDEIRLGATASVNRVVMPDDVTLFAHVSGNLNPVHLPSSTGGSGEAPPAPSMWLGSLFSAVLGNLLPGPGTLYESQTLRFRARAHVGDELTITVQVIEKHPPRTVVLATRVTHGEALLAEGVAEVLAPTEHRVVEDATLPGLMLVRHRHFERLMAACRNLPPMRTAVVVPEEENALMGALAGARAGLIVPILIGAEAAIRATAEACHADLAGIEIIDVPSHDAGAARAVEMVLQGTAMTLMKGHLHTDELLRHVVKSQGGLRTTRRISHVFVMDAPALHDLLLVTDAAINIAPTLEEKVDIVQNAIDLAQALGIAQPRVGILSAVETVNPKMPSTIDAAALSKMADRGQIRGGLVDGPLAMDNAISLTAARTKGLKSLVAGRADILVAPNLESGNILAKELTYAAQAEGAGLVLGARAPVMLTSRADDEQSRLFSCAVAVLYATWQATGRSVVPPARPTTDVPR; this is translated from the coding sequence ATGATCCGGAGCAATCTCACCTTCGACGAGATCAGGCTTGGTGCCACCGCCTCGGTCAACCGGGTGGTGATGCCCGACGACGTCACCCTGTTCGCGCATGTCAGCGGCAATCTCAACCCGGTGCACCTGCCGAGCAGCACGGGCGGCAGCGGCGAGGCCCCGCCCGCCCCGTCGATGTGGCTCGGGTCGCTGTTCTCGGCGGTGCTCGGCAACCTGCTGCCGGGTCCCGGCACGCTGTATGAATCGCAGACATTGCGGTTCCGGGCGCGCGCGCATGTCGGTGACGAGCTGACCATCACGGTGCAGGTCATCGAGAAGCACCCGCCGCGCACCGTGGTGCTTGCCACCCGCGTCACCCACGGCGAGGCGCTGCTTGCCGAGGGCGTGGCGGAGGTGCTGGCTCCCACCGAGCATCGCGTCGTCGAGGATGCCACGTTGCCCGGCCTCATGCTGGTGCGCCATCGCCACTTCGAACGATTGATGGCGGCCTGCCGGAACCTGCCGCCGATGCGCACCGCCGTTGTGGTGCCCGAGGAGGAAAATGCCCTGATGGGCGCCCTGGCCGGGGCGCGGGCCGGGCTGATCGTGCCGATCCTGATCGGCGCGGAAGCGGCGATCCGCGCCACCGCCGAAGCCTGCCACGCCGACCTGGCGGGCATCGAGATCATCGATGTGCCGAGCCACGACGCCGGCGCGGCGCGGGCGGTCGAGATGGTGCTGCAGGGAACGGCCATGACCCTGATGAAGGGCCATCTGCACACCGACGAATTGCTGCGGCACGTGGTGAAGTCGCAGGGCGGGCTGCGCACCACCCGTCGCATCAGCCACGTCTTCGTCATGGATGCGCCGGCGCTGCACGACCTGCTGCTGGTGACGGACGCTGCGATCAACATCGCCCCCACGCTCGAGGAGAAGGTCGACATCGTGCAGAACGCGATCGACCTGGCGCAGGCCCTGGGCATCGCGCAGCCCCGGGTCGGAATTCTCTCTGCGGTGGAAACGGTGAACCCGAAGATGCCTTCCACCATCGATGCCGCCGCGCTCTCGAAGATGGCCGATCGCGGTCAGATCCGCGGCGGCCTCGTCGATGGCCCGCTGGCCATGGACAACGCCATCAGCCTGACGGCGGCACGCACCAAGGGGCTGAAATCCCTGGTCGCCGGCCGCGCCGATATCCTGGTGGCGCCGAACCTGGAATCGGGCAACATCCTGGCCAAGGAACTCACCTACGCGGCTCAGGCCGAAGGCGCGGGGCTGGTGCTGGGGGCGCGGGCGCCGGTGATGCTGACCAGCCGTGCCGATGACGAGCAATCGCGCCTGTTCTCCTGCGCCGTGGCGGTGCTGTACGCGACCTGGCAGGCAACCGGCCGCAGCGTGGTGCCGCCGGCCCGTCCCACGACGGACGTCCCCCGATGA
- a CDS encoding MmgE/PrpD family protein: protein MPFAEAEEVDVIDAIVEALFALPAPDEATRTMAILCLADALACALAALVVPACGRLLGPVVPGTTVPKGARVPGRAGGLDPIKAAFDTTVLIRWLGINDTSPSGGHPSDTIGTILAVADHISRQRRAFGEPPLHMDAVLQAMALAYEIHGALIETSRRDRPHGEPDATAAVRIAATAVAVRLMGGGRAQARAALSHALLEGSLPAPARRAAAGARRLWAEADAGARGIMLAWLAMRGETGVPKPAAARPRRSKARTAGPRPGLARPLGYFYLNRVTLRLLPCHASATTAVEAALRLSPWFRSVAPRVASVNVETHDTAMRRTVVGGTLLTPASRERSLPYTVATALLQGRLESSDYSDATAANPALQALRARIQVTENAAFTASHHDPGQGTAASAVQIVLNDGTCSVREKVAIPIGDARRRQEATPLVHAKLLDLGAQVWTAGRRERVLATLSDPERLQAMAVDAFMDLISG, encoded by the coding sequence ATGCCGTTCGCCGAGGCCGAAGAGGTCGACGTCATCGACGCCATCGTCGAGGCTCTCTTCGCCTTGCCCGCACCGGACGAAGCGACGCGGACCATGGCCATCCTGTGCCTTGCCGATGCCCTGGCCTGCGCGCTGGCGGCGCTGGTGGTGCCGGCCTGCGGGCGGCTGCTCGGGCCGGTCGTGCCGGGGACCACGGTGCCGAAAGGCGCGCGCGTGCCGGGACGCGCGGGCGGGCTCGATCCGATCAAGGCCGCCTTCGATACGACCGTGCTGATCCGCTGGCTCGGCATCAACGACACCTCTCCGTCGGGGGGCCATCCCTCCGACACCATCGGCACCATCCTTGCGGTGGCCGACCACATCAGCCGCCAGCGCCGCGCCTTCGGCGAGCCGCCGCTGCACATGGACGCGGTGCTGCAGGCGATGGCGCTGGCCTACGAGATCCACGGCGCCCTGATCGAGACCAGCCGCCGCGACCGCCCGCATGGCGAGCCCGACGCGACCGCCGCGGTGCGGATCGCCGCGACGGCGGTGGCCGTCCGGCTGATGGGAGGCGGCCGCGCCCAGGCCCGGGCCGCGCTGAGCCATGCCCTGCTCGAGGGCAGCCTTCCCGCCCCCGCGCGTCGTGCCGCCGCCGGCGCGCGCCGGCTCTGGGCGGAGGCGGATGCCGGGGCACGGGGCATCATGCTGGCCTGGCTGGCGATGCGCGGGGAGACCGGCGTGCCGAAACCAGCCGCCGCGCGGCCGCGCCGAAGCAAGGCCAGGACGGCCGGGCCACGCCCGGGCCTGGCGCGCCCGCTGGGGTATTTCTACCTGAACCGGGTGACCCTGCGCCTGCTGCCATGCCATGCCAGCGCCACCACCGCGGTCGAGGCGGCGTTGCGGCTGTCGCCCTGGTTCCGCAGTGTCGCCCCCCGGGTCGCCAGCGTGAACGTGGAAACCCATGACACGGCGATGCGCCGCACCGTCGTCGGCGGCACCCTGCTCACCCCGGCGTCCCGCGAGCGCAGCCTGCCGTACACGGTGGCCACCGCCCTGCTGCAGGGACGGCTGGAAAGTTCGGACTATTCCGACGCCACCGCCGCGAACCCGGCCTTGCAGGCCCTGCGCGCCAGGATCCAGGTCACCGAGAACGCCGCCTTCACCGCGTCCCACCACGACCCCGGCCAGGGCACCGCCGCGAGCGCCGTGCAGATCGTGCTGAACGACGGCACGTGTTCCGTGCGCGAGAAGGTCGCCATTCCGATCGGCGATGCCCGCCGCCGCCAGGAAGCCACGCCGCTGGTGCACGCCAAGCTGCTCGACCTGGGGGCGCAGGTCTGGACAGCGGGACGGCGCGAGCGGGTGCTGGCCACGTTGAGCGATCCCGAGCGGCTGCAGGCGATGGCCGTGGATGCCTTCATGGACCTGATCTCGGGATAG
- a CDS encoding tetratricopeptide repeat protein, with protein sequence MFEEFSLIPYLAAGICVIIWIGVVYLSFRWVRGRNRLDEQVRVGNRIRDLGWSEARMRELTEQFPRNGTAMRAYLDLLVKRGAQDEALARARDFIARNRGELSAHLLLADMLARAGERAESERVIARAGWRWPGHSELLLRRARAAARRGDHAAALRLHARLRRRGFGPQPYLAAITSLEALGRIDAAAGVIAEGLRKHPDASWMLTAQARFAARHGRLAEALAAWERLRQLQPGQVDAYVEPAGLLAANGREAEARAIAAEAREIFRADDRVIKLWKRFEPSTDQPAAAT encoded by the coding sequence ATGTTCGAAGAATTTTCCCTGATTCCCTATCTCGCTGCCGGCATCTGCGTCATCATCTGGATCGGCGTGGTGTATCTTTCGTTCCGGTGGGTGCGCGGACGGAATCGCCTGGACGAACAGGTTCGCGTCGGTAACCGCATCCGCGACCTGGGATGGTCCGAGGCGCGCATGCGTGAGCTGACCGAGCAGTTTCCGCGCAACGGCACGGCGATGCGGGCCTATCTCGACCTTCTGGTCAAGCGCGGCGCGCAGGACGAGGCGCTCGCCCGGGCCAGGGACTTCATTGCCCGCAACCGCGGCGAATTGTCGGCGCATCTGCTGCTTGCGGACATGCTGGCGCGGGCCGGCGAGCGGGCGGAGAGCGAGCGTGTGATCGCGCGCGCGGGCTGGCGCTGGCCGGGTCATTCCGAATTGTTGCTGCGGCGCGCCCGCGCGGCGGCACGACGCGGTGACCATGCGGCGGCGCTGCGGCTGCATGCCCGGCTGCGGCGACGTGGCTTCGGCCCGCAGCCGTACCTTGCCGCGATCACCAGCCTCGAGGCGCTCGGCCGTATCGATGCCGCCGCCGGCGTGATCGCCGAAGGGCTGCGGAAGCATCCGGACGCCTCGTGGATGCTGACGGCCCAGGCCCGCTTCGCCGCCCGTCATGGTCGCCTGGCCGAGGCCCTGGCGGCCTGGGAGCGGCTGCGGCAACTGCAGCCCGGTCAGGTCGACGCCTATGTGGAACCCGCTGGGTTGCTGGCCGCCAACGGGCGGGAAGCGGAGGCGCGGGCCATCGCGGCAGAAGCGCGGGAAATCTTCCGCGCCGATGATCGCGTCATCAAGTTGTGGAAACGATTTGAACCATCAACGGACCAGCCGGCTGCCGCGACCTAG
- the ppa gene encoding inorganic diphosphatase: MRLDAIPIGNNPPDDINVVVEVAIGGEPIKYEMDKAAGTLFVDRFLYTPMRYPGNYGFVPHTLSDDGDPIDVLVANTRPIIPGAVINVRPVGVLKMEDDGGGDEKIIAVPTSKITKRYVRIANYTDMPAITLEQIQHFFEHYKDLEPGKWVKVVGWGDAAEARRLIQEAIARNQG, from the coding sequence ATGCGCCTCGATGCAATTCCGATCGGCAACAACCCCCCAGATGACATCAACGTCGTGGTGGAGGTCGCCATCGGCGGCGAGCCGATCAAGTACGAGATGGACAAGGCGGCGGGCACCCTGTTCGTCGACCGCTTCCTGTACACGCCGATGCGTTATCCCGGCAATTACGGCTTCGTGCCGCACACGCTGTCGGATGATGGTGACCCGATCGATGTGCTGGTGGCCAATACCCGCCCGATCATTCCAGGCGCGGTGATCAATGTCCGCCCGGTCGGCGTGCTGAAGATGGAGGACGATGGCGGCGGGGACGAGAAGATCATCGCCGTCCCGACCTCCAAGATCACCAAACGTTACGTCCGGATCGCGAATTACACCGACATGCCGGCGATCACGCTCGAGCAGATCCAGCACTTCTTCGAGCACTACAAGGATCTCGAGCCCGGCAAGTGGGTCAAGGTGGTCGGGTGGGGGGATGCCGCCGAAGCGCGCCGGCTGATCCAGGAAGCGATCGCCCGCAACCAGGGCTGA
- the fabI gene encoding enoyl-ACP reductase FabI codes for MSLTGRPIDPLPKVWDPNSRVGEMLTGQRGLIVGIANEHSIAYGCAVKLRAFGADLAITYLNDKAEPYVRPLAGTLQAALCLPLDVQVPGQTEDVFARIADHWGGLDFLIHSIAFAPRADLHGRVVDCSREGFTQAMQVSCWSFLHMARLAEPLMNRGGAMVAMSYYGADKVVNNYNLMGPVKAALEASVRYLASELAPRGIRVFAVSPGPLKTRAASGIAQFDELIEDAMRRAPERRLVDIAEVGRVVSFLVGGAASGMTGDTIYVDGGLHIMA; via the coding sequence ATGAGCCTCACCGGTCGGCCGATTGATCCCCTTCCCAAGGTCTGGGACCCGAACAGCCGCGTGGGCGAGATGCTGACAGGCCAGCGTGGCCTGATCGTCGGCATCGCCAACGAGCACAGCATCGCCTATGGCTGCGCGGTGAAGCTGCGCGCCTTCGGCGCCGATCTCGCAATCACCTATCTCAACGACAAGGCCGAGCCGTACGTGCGCCCGCTCGCCGGGACGCTGCAGGCCGCGCTGTGCCTGCCGCTGGACGTGCAGGTGCCCGGCCAGACAGAGGACGTCTTTGCCCGCATCGCCGATCACTGGGGCGGGCTCGACTTCCTCATTCACTCCATCGCCTTCGCCCCGCGCGCCGACCTGCACGGGCGCGTGGTGGACTGCTCGCGGGAGGGCTTCACCCAGGCGATGCAGGTGTCCTGCTGGTCGTTCCTGCACATGGCGCGACTGGCCGAGCCACTGATGAACCGGGGCGGCGCCATGGTGGCGATGAGCTACTACGGCGCCGACAAGGTGGTGAACAACTACAACCTGATGGGGCCGGTGAAGGCGGCGCTGGAAGCCTCGGTCCGCTATCTGGCGAGCGAGCTGGCGCCCCGCGGCATCCGCGTCTTCGCGGTGTCACCCGGGCCGCTGAAGACGCGGGCGGCCAGCGGCATCGCCCAGTTCGACGAACTGATCGAGGACGCGATGCGCCGCGCCCCGGAACGGCGGCTGGTGGATATCGCCGAGGTCGGGCGCGTGGTCTCGTTCCTGGTCGGCGGGGCCGCATCCGGCATGACCGGTGATACGATCTACGTGGATGGCGGCCTGCACATCATGGCCTGA
- a CDS encoding protein-L-isoaspartate O-methyltransferase family protein, whose amino-acid sequence MNRHVIDTADARNLMVDGQLRPNKVTDPRVIGAMRSLPRERFLPPALAPLAYVDEDVRLANGRCLMEPMVLARLVQLADPQPDERVLVVGAGSGYGAAVIAATGARVVALEEDEDLLRLARGVLPALAPQVQIAVGPLAAGWRVGAPYDLIVIEGGFEQLPPAIPEQLRQDGGRLVGVRVVAGRVGQAVIGERGGHEPAVTSRPVFDCATPILPPMRYVPGFIF is encoded by the coding sequence ATGAACCGTCACGTCATCGACACCGCCGATGCCCGCAACCTGATGGTTGACGGCCAGCTCCGCCCCAACAAGGTCACCGACCCGCGCGTCATCGGCGCCATGCGCAGCCTGCCGCGCGAGCGCTTCCTGCCGCCCGCGCTGGCGCCGCTCGCCTATGTGGACGAGGATGTCCGGCTCGCGAACGGCCGCTGCCTGATGGAGCCGATGGTGCTGGCGCGGCTGGTGCAGCTCGCCGATCCGCAGCCGGACGAGCGGGTGCTGGTGGTCGGTGCCGGCAGCGGCTACGGCGCCGCGGTGATCGCGGCGACCGGCGCGCGCGTGGTCGCGCTGGAAGAAGACGAGGATCTGCTGCGGCTGGCCCGTGGTGTGCTGCCCGCGCTCGCGCCGCAGGTGCAGATTGCCGTCGGCCCGCTTGCCGCGGGCTGGCGGGTGGGCGCCCCGTACGACCTGATCGTCATCGAGGGAGGCTTCGAACAGCTCCCGCCCGCCATCCCCGAGCAGCTCCGCCAGGATGGCGGCCGGCTGGTGGGCGTGCGGGTCGTGGCCGGCCGCGTCGGCCAGGCGGTGATCGGCGAGCGGGGGGGGCACGAGCCGGCGGTGACCTCGCGCCCGGTCTTCGACTGCGCAACCCCGATCCTGCCCCCGATGCGGTACGTACCCGGTTTCATATTCTGA
- a CDS encoding DUF3141 domain-containing protein: MLDGFFPLPSQAQWPTNGQDPLGVAFRAGVMSDRLTGTATLWQSLLQGAAGHLQRIAATHGGAPARHLAELQRLAAMPTTPQQIATQWGEYVTDALQRGILFLDVMRQVGNQVVAQQQGDGTPVLVYDTEMVLDGRSFERPVNYALVRILPPAGVTVDPNLRPYMIIDPRAGHGAGIGGFKSDSQVGVALAHGHPVYFVIFFPRPQPGQTLADVCAAEGRFVREVALRHAGAPRPVVVGNCQGGWAAMLLAASNPHVTGPVVANGAPLSYWAGVRGRNPLRYLGGLAGGAAPALFSSDLGNGVFDGANLVLNFETMNPGNTWWRKYYNLYANVDSEAERFLGFERWWSGFFLLNEAEIRWIVENLFVGNRLQRGEAQLGGRGPVDLREIKAPIIVFASQGDDITPPQQALGWIPRLYQDEREIRARGQRIIYMVHEDIGHLGIFVSAKVARKEHDRIVSTLEAVEALAPGLYEMTIEAKTGEGIQAQYVVGFQERSIADLRALDDGHDDETPFALVARVSEYNVTGYEMFARPWVRAMATPTSAEWLRQTHPLRARRTALSDLNPAMQPVTALAEQVRAGRRPVAADNPFVQAQHIWAAMVEQSFDFWRDLRAAADELTFFALWANPFLARLSDGRGADPNAGIGETLRELPQVQAALASLERGGYAEAVIRMLILMAKSRGSVRQSRLERSNAILHAVEPFRSLGEEERARIIAQQGLIIDFEPDAAVRTLPALLPKEAERKRAIDLVQQIAGEVTDMSEGTVRMLVRLRTTLGLEPLQIGGTAAAIEAVATTDKAAP; encoded by the coding sequence ATGCTCGACGGGTTCTTCCCGCTGCCGTCACAGGCACAATGGCCGACGAATGGCCAGGATCCGCTTGGTGTTGCCTTCCGTGCCGGGGTGATGAGCGACCGCCTGACCGGGACGGCCACGTTGTGGCAGTCGCTGCTGCAGGGGGCGGCCGGCCATCTGCAGCGGATCGCCGCGACGCATGGCGGCGCCCCGGCGCGCCATCTCGCGGAGCTGCAGCGCCTGGCCGCCATGCCGACGACGCCGCAGCAGATCGCCACGCAATGGGGCGAATACGTCACCGATGCGCTCCAGCGCGGCATCCTGTTCCTCGACGTGATGCGCCAGGTCGGCAACCAGGTGGTCGCGCAGCAACAGGGCGACGGCACGCCGGTGCTGGTCTACGACACCGAAATGGTGCTCGACGGCCGGTCGTTCGAGCGTCCGGTGAACTATGCGCTGGTGCGCATCCTGCCGCCCGCGGGCGTCACGGTCGATCCCAACCTGCGGCCGTACATGATCATCGACCCGCGCGCCGGCCACGGTGCGGGCATCGGCGGCTTCAAGTCCGACAGCCAGGTCGGCGTGGCGCTCGCCCATGGCCATCCGGTCTACTTCGTCATTTTCTTCCCCCGTCCCCAGCCCGGGCAGACCCTGGCCGACGTGTGCGCCGCCGAAGGACGCTTCGTGCGCGAGGTGGCGCTGCGCCACGCCGGCGCCCCCAGGCCGGTGGTCGTCGGCAATTGCCAGGGTGGCTGGGCGGCGATGCTGCTGGCCGCCAGCAATCCGCATGTCACCGGGCCGGTGGTGGCCAATGGCGCACCGCTCAGCTACTGGGCGGGCGTGCGCGGCAGGAACCCGCTGCGCTACCTGGGCGGGCTGGCCGGCGGCGCGGCACCGGCGCTGTTCTCATCGGATCTCGGCAACGGCGTGTTCGACGGCGCGAACCTGGTGCTCAACTTCGAGACCATGAACCCCGGCAACACGTGGTGGCGGAAATACTACAACCTCTACGCCAACGTCGACAGCGAGGCCGAACGCTTCCTTGGCTTCGAACGCTGGTGGTCGGGCTTCTTCCTGCTCAACGAGGCCGAGATCCGCTGGATCGTCGAGAACCTGTTCGTCGGCAACCGGCTGCAGCGCGGCGAGGCCCAGCTCGGCGGCCGCGGGCCGGTGGACCTGCGCGAGATCAAGGCGCCGATCATCGTCTTCGCCAGCCAGGGCGACGACATCACCCCGCCGCAGCAGGCGCTCGGCTGGATCCCCAGGCTCTACCAGGACGAGCGCGAGATCCGCGCCCGTGGCCAGCGCATCATCTACATGGTGCACGAGGACATCGGCCATCTCGGCATCTTCGTCTCGGCCAAGGTGGCGCGGAAGGAACACGACCGCATCGTCTCCACCCTCGAAGCGGTCGAAGCGCTGGCACCGGGCCTCTACGAAATGACGATCGAGGCCAAGACCGGCGAGGGCATCCAGGCCCAGTACGTCGTCGGCTTCCAGGAACGCAGCATCGCCGACCTGCGCGCCCTGGATGACGGGCACGACGACGAGACGCCGTTCGCGCTGGTCGCACGCGTCTCCGAATACAACGTCACCGGCTACGAGATGTTCGCCCGCCCCTGGGTGCGCGCGATGGCCACTCCGACCAGTGCCGAATGGCTGCGGCAGACGCATCCGCTGCGCGCGCGCCGCACCGCGCTGTCGGATCTCAACCCGGCGATGCAGCCGGTGACGGCGCTGGCCGAACAGGTCAGGGCCGGCCGCCGGCCGGTCGCCGCCGACAATCCCTTCGTGCAGGCCCAGCACATCTGGGCGGCGATGGTCGAGCAAAGCTTCGATTTCTGGCGCGACCTGCGGGCCGCCGCCGACGAGCTCACCTTCTTCGCGCTCTGGGCCAATCCCTTCCTGGCCCGCCTCAGCGACGGACGCGGCGCCGATCCGAATGCCGGCATCGGCGAAACCCTGCGCGAGCTGCCGCAGGTGCAGGCGGCGCTGGCCAGCCTGGAACGCGGCGGCTACGCCGAGGCCGTGATCCGCATGCTGATCCTGATGGCGAAATCACGCGGATCGGTGCGCCAGTCACGGCTGGAGCGCTCCAACGCCATCCTGCACGCCGTCGAGCCGTTCCGCAGCCTCGGCGAGGAGGAACGCGCCCGCATCATCGCCCAGCAGGGGCTGATCATCGACTTCGAGCCGGATGCAGCGGTGCGCACCCTGCCCGCCCTGCTGCCGAAGGAAGCCGAGCGCAAGCGGGCGATCGACCTCGTGCAACAGATCGCCGGCGAGGTGACGGACATGAGCGAGGGCACCGTGCGCATGCTGGTGCGGTTGCGCACGACCCTGGGGCTGGAGCCGCTGCAGATCGGCGGCACCGCCGCTGCCATCGAGGCGGTGGCGACGACGGACAAGGCGGCCCCATGA